From the genome of Pelobacter propionicus DSM 2379, one region includes:
- a CDS encoding HD-GYP domain-containing protein, whose translation MSKDRYWRAISIDSISPDHFPSVALYLKSSGNYVLYKAPERMFTVEDQRRLERNFTEFLYVRSGDMELLNEFMESNLTEMLAREELSSMAKGRLLYQTAVNCVIDMFESPEESANLQRCCNIVQHMLQYAASDPHPLASLHTITNHNFYIFSHTVQVTALCLLVHERIYDLAPDELLDMGLGSLVHDYGMTFITNEVLDKNDALTDIEYYKVKQHTQKGYEYLKHSGKYGEVALNIVRYHHERYDGNGYPTGIKGDEIPRSGQVSALCDVYCALIMDRAYRKAISHAEAIRLMGEQTQKGAFNPQLFKQFAEIVNEQKLA comes from the coding sequence ATGAGTAAAGACCGTTACTGGCGGGCGATCAGCATCGACAGCATCTCTCCGGACCACTTTCCCAGCGTGGCGCTGTACCTCAAGAGCAGCGGCAATTACGTCCTCTACAAGGCGCCGGAGAGGATGTTCACCGTGGAGGACCAGCGCCGACTGGAGAGGAATTTCACCGAATTTCTCTATGTCAGGAGCGGCGACATGGAACTGCTCAACGAATTCATGGAGAGCAACCTGACGGAAATGCTCGCCCGGGAGGAGCTGAGCAGCATGGCCAAGGGGAGGCTGCTCTACCAGACGGCGGTGAACTGCGTCATCGACATGTTCGAATCCCCAGAGGAGTCGGCCAACCTGCAGAGATGCTGCAACATCGTCCAGCACATGCTGCAGTACGCGGCCAGTGACCCCCACCCCCTGGCCTCGCTGCATACCATCACGAACCACAACTTCTACATCTTCAGCCACACCGTACAGGTTACGGCGCTCTGCCTGCTGGTTCACGAGCGCATCTACGACCTGGCCCCGGACGAACTGCTGGACATGGGGCTCGGCTCGCTGGTTCACGATTACGGCATGACCTTCATCACCAACGAGGTGCTGGACAAGAACGACGCCCTCACCGACATCGAATACTACAAGGTCAAGCAGCATACCCAGAAGGGGTACGAGTACCTGAAGCACAGCGGGAAATACGGTGAGGTCGCGCTCAACATCGTTCGCTACCACCACGAAAGATACGACGGCAACGGCTATCCCACCGGAATCAAGGGCGACGAGATCCCCCGCAGCGGACAGGTATCGGCTCTCTGCGACGTGTACTGCGCCCTGATCATGGACCGGGCCTATCGCAAGGCGATTTCACACGCCGAAGCGATCAGGCTGATGGGTGAACAGACCCAAAAGGGAGCCTTCAACCCGCAACTTTTCAAGCAGTTCGCGGAAATCGTCAACGAGCAGAAGCTGGCCTAA
- a CDS encoding thiamine pyrophosphate-dependent enzyme — protein MCAGCSGLEVVRQICDIIGERSVFSNAAGCMTLLSVYPFTPFRGSWIYTAMASAPAGAQGVRDALDILLARGRLTPEEDLATVVLAGDGSSSGIGLSAISAAIDRNLEFLHICYDNEGYGNTGQQALAATPHGARTATSRGAAGHQGRKKDLFRLWVAHRPAYVATVAGAEPLDLARKIAGAMEICGPKLVIALAPCPTGWDFDPAETVKIGKLAIRSGVWPLKEYIGGKVTHTLIPRRRLAVEEYLRQQGRVGFGHPP, from the coding sequence ATGTGCGCCGGCTGCAGCGGTCTGGAGGTGGTCAGGCAGATCTGCGACATCATCGGCGAGAGGAGCGTGTTCAGCAATGCGGCCGGCTGCATGACCCTGCTCAGCGTCTACCCCTTCACCCCCTTCCGCGGCTCCTGGATCTACACGGCCATGGCCTCGGCTCCGGCCGGCGCCCAGGGGGTCCGCGATGCGCTGGACATCCTCCTGGCCAGGGGACGCCTTACCCCAGAGGAGGATCTGGCCACGGTTGTGCTGGCCGGTGACGGATCCTCCTCTGGCATCGGGCTTTCGGCCATATCCGCCGCCATCGATCGTAACCTGGAATTTCTCCACATCTGCTACGACAACGAAGGGTACGGCAATACCGGCCAGCAGGCCTTAGCCGCCACTCCCCATGGCGCCAGGACCGCAACCAGCAGGGGAGCGGCTGGTCATCAAGGCCGCAAGAAGGATCTCTTCCGTCTCTGGGTCGCCCATCGGCCGGCCTATGTGGCCACGGTCGCCGGGGCGGAACCGCTGGACCTCGCCCGCAAGATCGCAGGTGCGATGGAGATTTGCGGGCCCAAGCTTGTCATCGCCCTGGCTCCCTGCCCCACCGGCTGGGACTTCGATCCCGCCGAAACCGTGAAGATCGGTAAACTGGCAATAAGGAGCGGTGTCTGGCCCCTGAAGGAGTATATCGGCGGGAAGGTCACCCACACCCTCATACCCCGCCGGCGCCTTGCGGTTGAAGAGTACCTGCGGCAGCAGGGGCGGGTAGGTTTTGGACATCCACCCTGA
- a CDS encoding secondary thiamine-phosphate synthase enzyme YjbQ translates to MQTEELDVRTERRSQFVDITARVGELVGVKNWRNGMLTVFSPHTTAGITINENADPDVTRDMEWFCERLIPRSREFRHAEGNSDAHIKASFFGSSLQVIVRDGKLWLGTWQALYFCEFDGPRRRTVYLAFSGEQSVGSPAYTMDTFPYHDMG, encoded by the coding sequence ATGCAGACAGAGGAATTGGATGTCAGGACGGAGCGGCGCAGCCAATTCGTCGATATCACCGCTCGGGTCGGGGAGCTGGTTGGCGTCAAAAACTGGCGCAACGGGATGCTGACCGTCTTCTCCCCCCACACCACCGCCGGGATTACCATCAACGAAAACGCCGACCCGGACGTGACCCGCGACATGGAGTGGTTCTGCGAACGGCTGATCCCCCGAAGCCGGGAGTTCCGCCACGCTGAGGGGAACTCGGACGCCCACATCAAGGCCAGTTTCTTTGGCTCGTCGCTGCAGGTGATCGTCCGCGACGGAAAACTCTGGCTGGGGACCTGGCAGGCGCTCTACTTCTGCGAATTCGACGGCCCCCGCCGGCGCACGGTCTATCTGGCCTTCAGCGGCGAGCAGTCGGTCGGCTCCCCGGCCTATACGATGGATACCTTTCCCTACCACGACATGGGCTGA
- a CDS encoding pentapeptide repeat-containing protein produces MQSGFSPETIKALVDAGGFFFSVLSGAAAGLWALVRWLDDRRDQRLQEERLESARLDQKRLASEQAEQARRAELERREQEEQGRRAERAANLICEFSKSKTPEERAWTALALGLYPEETLRLLVCSLGQFSEESVQGVQLALVSFGSRAVDEVVRLNRVARSFEADRDDEPADGVPLYDTARLLERTKVVLQHILLQMPAEQISHLVLEGVDLSGARFQGAALQGVGFNDCRLEGTIFKRANLRGASLREVSIRGALFTRASLNGADFSDAFGAAEMIKVHADDARFDRALLQETNFDGASLKRASFVRTQLEDASLQGAQLHDARLENAWLGRVHGRKLVAPEASFRHVKLQHGDLEEARLTKALFEQCELNGARAKGMDADGVIFRNCNLGGVDFSGSRLADACFAGCNLGGADFRGSVLEGAEFRHCTNGGSAHFDQAGQDGARFVECG; encoded by the coding sequence ATGCAAAGCGGTTTTTCCCCCGAAACGATCAAGGCGCTTGTGGATGCAGGCGGTTTTTTCTTCTCGGTGCTCTCCGGCGCGGCCGCTGGCCTGTGGGCGCTGGTAAGGTGGCTCGACGACCGGCGCGACCAGCGACTTCAGGAGGAGCGGCTGGAATCTGCCCGTCTGGATCAGAAGCGGTTGGCGTCCGAGCAGGCCGAGCAGGCCCGTCGCGCCGAGCTGGAGCGGCGCGAACAGGAGGAGCAGGGGCGGCGGGCCGAGCGGGCCGCCAACCTGATCTGCGAATTCAGCAAGTCCAAGACGCCGGAAGAGCGTGCCTGGACGGCCCTGGCCCTCGGCCTGTATCCGGAGGAGACCCTGCGGCTTCTGGTCTGCTCTCTGGGGCAGTTCAGCGAGGAGAGCGTTCAGGGGGTGCAGCTGGCTCTGGTCTCGTTCGGCAGCCGTGCTGTTGACGAGGTGGTCCGTCTCAACCGGGTTGCCCGCTCCTTCGAGGCGGACCGCGACGACGAGCCAGCTGACGGCGTCCCGCTGTACGATACGGCCAGGCTGCTGGAGAGGACCAAGGTCGTGCTCCAGCATATCCTGCTGCAGATGCCGGCGGAGCAGATTTCCCACCTTGTCCTGGAGGGGGTCGACCTGTCCGGGGCCCGTTTCCAGGGTGCCGCGCTGCAGGGGGTGGGGTTCAATGACTGCCGCCTGGAGGGGACGATTTTCAAGCGCGCCAATCTGCGCGGAGCCAGCCTGCGGGAGGTCTCCATCCGTGGCGCGCTATTCACCAGGGCATCCCTGAACGGCGCCGACTTCAGTGATGCCTTTGGGGCGGCGGAGATGATCAAGGTGCACGCTGACGATGCCCGCTTTGACCGGGCTTTGCTGCAGGAGACGAATTTCGACGGCGCCAGTCTGAAGCGCGCCAGCTTCGTCCGGACGCAGCTGGAGGATGCCTCCCTGCAGGGCGCCCAGCTGCATGATGCCCGCCTGGAAAACGCCTGGCTGGGAAGGGTGCATGGCCGCAAGCTGGTGGCGCCGGAGGCGTCATTCCGCCATGTGAAGCTGCAGCACGGGGATCTGGAAGAGGCCCGCCTGACCAAGGCGCTCTTCGAACAGTGCGAACTGAACGGTGCCCGGGCCAAGGGAATGGATGCCGATGGAGTCATCTTCAGAAACTGCAACCTGGGAGGGGTGGATTTCAGCGGATCACGCCTGGCCGATGCCTGTTTTGCGGGTTGCAACCTGGGAGGCGCCGATTTCCGCGGCTCCGTCCTGGAGGGGGCCGAGTTCAGGCACTGCACCAATGGCGGCTCGGCCCATTTCGACCAAGCCGGACAAGATGGGGCGCGCTTCGTTGAGTGCGGCTGA
- the ribB gene encoding 3,4-dihydroxy-2-butanone-4-phosphate synthase, with product MNQSYFPHHQSDLSLQRVEAALDALRAGQGVLVTDDEQRENEGDLIFAAQSLTREQVAMLIRECSGIVCLCLTDEAVRRLDLPLMVSDNSSRYQTAFTVSIEAAEGVTTGVSAADRLTTIRAAIADDAGPLCLSRPGHVFPLRARPGGVLERRGHTEATVDLMRLAGLKPCGVLCELTNPDGSMARMPEIVAFSRKHGFPLITVEELVQYRIVREQPAALLQAEAESAGALCSA from the coding sequence ATGAATCAGTCGTATTTCCCCCACCATCAATCCGATCTCTCACTGCAACGCGTGGAGGCTGCGCTGGATGCGCTGCGCGCGGGCCAAGGCGTGCTGGTCACCGACGACGAACAGCGCGAAAACGAGGGCGACCTGATCTTCGCCGCCCAGAGCCTGACCAGGGAGCAGGTCGCCATGCTGATCCGCGAGTGCAGTGGCATCGTCTGTCTCTGTCTGACCGACGAGGCGGTGCGTCGCCTGGACCTTCCCCTGATGGTCAGTGACAACAGCAGCCGCTACCAGACCGCCTTCACCGTCTCCATCGAGGCGGCGGAAGGGGTGACCACTGGCGTGTCCGCCGCCGACCGCCTGACCACCATCCGGGCAGCCATTGCCGACGATGCCGGCCCCTTGTGCCTCAGCCGTCCCGGCCATGTCTTCCCCTTGCGTGCCCGCCCCGGCGGGGTGCTGGAGCGCCGGGGGCACACCGAGGCGACCGTCGACCTGATGCGCCTTGCGGGCCTGAAGCCGTGCGGGGTGCTGTGCGAGTTGACCAATCCGGACGGCAGCATGGCGCGTATGCCCGAAATTGTTGCCTTTTCAAGGAAGCATGGTTTCCCGCTGATCACGGTGGAGGAGTTGGTGCAATACCGCATTGTTCGGGAACAGCCGGCCGCCTTGCTGCAAGCTGAAGCCGAAAGCGCTGGTGCGCTCTGTTCCGCGTAG
- a CDS encoding Hsp20/alpha crystallin family protein: MAGWDVFRELDNLRREINEAFRGAGVSHPLATAFLSPAVTRRFPLVNFSEDEGNVYVDALLPGVDPGEIDLSVLRNTITISGERKPFEPKEGQIVHRSELGSGTFSRTLELPVDIDPDRISAESRNGIMRIRLAKAEHAKPKKIEIKLS; encoded by the coding sequence ATGGCAGGCTGGGATGTATTCAGAGAACTGGACAACCTGAGAAGGGAGATCAACGAGGCATTTCGCGGAGCGGGAGTGAGCCATCCACTGGCAACCGCGTTCCTTTCCCCGGCGGTGACGCGGCGCTTCCCGCTGGTCAATTTCAGTGAGGACGAGGGGAACGTATATGTGGATGCGCTGCTTCCCGGCGTGGACCCCGGGGAGATCGACCTCTCGGTGCTGCGCAACACCATCACCATCAGCGGAGAGCGCAAACCGTTCGAGCCCAAGGAAGGGCAGATCGTGCACCGCAGCGAACTGGGCTCGGGCACGTTTTCGCGGACCCTGGAGCTGCCGGTGGACATCGATCCCGACAGGATCAGCGCCGAGAGCAGAAACGGCATCATGCGCATCCGACTGGCAAAGGCCGAGCATGCCAAGCCCAAAAAGATCGAGATCAAGCTTTCGTGA
- a CDS encoding Hsp20/alpha crystallin family protein, with amino-acid sequence MAVNGLNEQGSDKNLQTREDTRSSEKYIKPAVNIVETDEGLILTADVPGAAKESLAVSVEKGILTINAQVSHDMPGQPVYTEFQLASYYRQFSIPETLDQQRARADLANGILTLQIPKAEAAKPRKIEVKVG; translated from the coding sequence ATGGCGGTGAACGGATTGAACGAGCAGGGAAGCGACAAGAATCTCCAGACCCGTGAAGACACCAGGTCGAGCGAAAAATACATCAAGCCGGCGGTGAACATCGTCGAGACCGACGAGGGGCTGATCCTGACCGCTGATGTACCGGGGGCAGCCAAGGAGAGCCTGGCTGTCAGCGTAGAGAAGGGGATCCTGACCATCAACGCCCAGGTCAGCCACGACATGCCGGGGCAGCCGGTGTACACCGAATTCCAACTGGCCAGCTACTACCGCCAGTTTTCCATCCCGGAAACCCTTGATCAGCAGAGGGCCAGGGCGGATTTAGCCAACGGCATCCTGACCCTGCAGATCCCCAAGGCCGAGGCGGCCAAACCGCGCAAGATCGAGGTCAAGGTCGGCTGA